In Meleagris gallopavo isolate NT-WF06-2002-E0010 breed Aviagen turkey brand Nicholas breeding stock chromosome 6, Turkey_5.1, whole genome shotgun sequence, the genomic stretch TCTGTCTGGTCTTGTGTCATTGTCCTTTCCAGAACTCTTTAGAACAATTATCCTATGTACATAGTACTTGGCATTCTTCACTGACAAAATTTGCACACTATTGTAATCAGAATTGttcttttcaaattctttttaattcctGGGGTACATGTTAAGGCTTTCTTCTTTATCTCAAATTTTGGAAAAACATAATAcgaaattaaaagaaagaaccTGTATTTAATACCTATTCACTAAAGTCATGATATTGATGAACACATCACAGAATAGTCTTCCTTAGAGAATAAATTTTAAGGtgagttttaatttttttgacaacacatgtaaatatataaatctAATGACCATTTTTACAGAAGactcttgaatttttttctgtaagataAGAAGTCACATAGAACTGGTGATGAGTATAAATTCTCAGTGCTAAACTTACAAAGTCATCAGTTTGTGACATTTAAATATCTGCTGTTTTACATGTATAAATAGCAAAAACTTGAAGTAAAAAGCTTTAACTGTGTAGCAAAACAATTATACTGCTGAGTGGTGCATTCTGTTTGAAGCTGTGAGGTTTTGGCCTCCggggaaaaaaagtgcagtACAACAattgtttttctggtttttgttttactttgttttgttttccttataaatataaatgcacTGCTTTGGGCTGTGCCTGATGAATCTGGAGCTCTTGAGTTGTAATGTTTTATGGAAATCTAAATGTGTTCTTTCATTCCTTATTATTCTTAAATGTTTCAAGGGTGAAATGtccagttttaaaaaaagaaatgtattattaagaaatattttattaaaatactattaaaaaataaaattaaaaaaacttgATTGCGGTGAAAAGTTGGTAACTGAAAGGCAAGACAAGAAAGGGTTAGTGGCAGATTGCGGTGTGTATTTTGATGGTGCAGAAGAGAATTGCTTAAAATGAAGTGTAATGGCTGAAActtgcaaatatatttttaatagatatttcttttccttgcagttcttgttttcctgctcttttttaCCTTGATAGGGAAAATAGTTAGTCTTGAATTTGCAATCATTGTAGCCAATAACTTGAAAAACTGTTATATGATGTTAAGGATGGAGTAAAAGATGATTTGGGAAATGAAAAGTGTTTCTtagagtaaggaaaaaaaaaagcagatttcctTTTTTACCCATATACCTGCAAAACTGGAGGCAGCTCAGAACTACTATTTCTACAGtaaaaatgtgaatgaaaacGCACACCAAAAAATACCCCACATTTTTTATCTGGATGTTTTATCAGGCAGGGACATTAGGATACTGATCTATGTCTCCTAGATCATATTCTAGATTTCAGCAGGGGGTACTTCCAGTGGGAATTCTGCTGCAAGGTAATTTTCATTGAGCGTATGGGGAAATTAGGATGTGTGGACATCTTAAATGAGAAAGTTTAGATGCAGAAAATAGGGATCTCGATTATTCCCTTTTGTATGTAAAATGAGGGATGGGACTTGACTTTCTTCCCTGATTCTGTGTGTTGAAAGGAAGTCTAATACAATAGACATAATTGCTCCAAATATTGTTTAGTAAATTGCTTTTTTTGGTGTGAATCACATACCAGAACTGTATTCAGATACTTCCAGTTTCTTACTTATCCCATTTCCACTgcctttggtttgtttgtttgttcttgtttctttgtAACTGGAAGTAGAAGACAAGTAGCTGTATTAATTATACATCAGATCAGCCCCTCAGCTGGTATAATTCATTGCATCTATCAGGCAATGAATGTTAATTTATCCCAGCTGAACACCTTCCCTGTAATGCTGCTGAGCCATGAACATGAAGATGACTTGTTCTTTAGGTAAATCTTTATAGACATTAACTAATAACAACTATTTTATAAAGATCAATGGCTATAATTATACAGTTGCAAGTTAGACATTCAGTAAAGGATTACAAGCAACTTTATAGTCAAGGCTATTTGGCCTGGGTAGGTATTCATGCAAGTCTCACCGGGGGCACTGTGATGTGCCTTTTGGGGCTGGTCTCCCAAATGAGGTCATACAGTGTTACAACAATAAAGGATGCTGAATGCTCATTGACAGAAATGGTAAGCTGTCATCTTCATGAAATGTGCTCAGGCCATCCTTTACATAAGTGTAGTGCTGAATGCAGTGACCTTGTTGATCTTCATTTTGTAGAGTTACAATTATGTATTAAAACTTTAACGTGAATAAATTGTATCCAGTGTTTACAAACTGAAGTTTTGTTGCATTACCGTAAACCTTAAACCAAGGATTTTTACTTTCCAAGCTTAAGTAGAATATATTTCTTCCAGTTTGAATTGACAGGATTGGGCCTCAGTAGTAGCAGATTACGCACCACACTGAACAGAATCCAGGAGAGCCTCATCGATCTAGTAAGTATCTGGATTTGGAGTGTGAAATGGGGGGCTGTGTCAGCAATTCAGCAATTGTATCTCATCATAACttactggtttttatttttcccctatCTTCTCATATTTGGTGTCTGTAAAGACAAAGACTATTTCTTGGTAGATAGTAATGTAGGTATCATTACTGCGTGAAATTATTTGTTCTCGATGTATACTAGAATTAGTTTAATAGCTTCTACTAGATGTAACAACACAATTAGGCATTTAAATCTTAAATTACTTTATGGTTTATATAATAAAAGCGCAGTGATATTCTAATATCATCCTTATTAAATTAAACcttctattaaaaatacacccaacagcagcacaagagacaacacatttttcttcagtgaaagaaCAGCAAAGCAGTAAGCCATTGATAAACAAATTCAgtgtataaaataattaatatgtTAAGTGCTTTGTTATGTCACTTCTGAATATTGTAGAATTTTACCTGTCgtattttataaattatatCACATCAGTCACTGCATGagttattttcagaaagtgaaAAGTAAATATGGTGCTCATGTCACACTGGCAGTAGATTACTATTCCTTCACATCACATTACAGCGAATGTACAGGAGTCTTCAGGTAGGTTTTGTAGGTTCAACTGAGGGGCAGTTTATAAAGAAATATAGTTGAACTCTGCAAAAATGGAACTGTGCACtctttttttaacctaaatGTAAAACACTCGAAACATTGTGAAGAACTGTATTGAGTATTGTAAATGGGATGTAATGTAATTAATACTGCAGATAATAGAGGAAGGATTCGTTTTTGAAGACAGAACTGGTATGCAAATGCTCTACTTTGACTTTTGTAGGGATTTGGCACTCCACAGAATTGTACTAAGGTGCCTTTTTGAATTCCTTTAAACATTCAGAATAGTCGAATTCTAAATTGTTCTTTAAGAGAAGCATTTTAAAGGAGTTTAAGTCATTTCTTACAAGGTCAGTAGAGGGAGCATAACATAACTAATAACCTCCATAATGTAGAAAAAGGCTAAAGTCATTTTGATATTCATCTCAAAGGCAATGCgttcaaaaaaggaaaaaaaataaagttaggAAGATCTTGCAGACAAATCAGTTAAAGATTTGTCATTATTGCGGAAAAATGTCAGGttttggaattaattttttaagCTTACTCTGTAGTCATTGTTCTTGAGAGTGCTTTAcgttattttgatttttatcattcaggataattttttaaaactcatttctAGGAgtaaactgagaaaaataactggattttttttcttcatcatttaaCAGTACTGTTACAGATAATGCTAGTGTCCATTGAGATTAATAGTTGTGTCTGTTAACTTTAAgccatttaattaaatttattaatCTTATGAATTTATGAATCTCATGAACTTATGCTGGTCTTATGCTGTCAATGGGAATTTACTTTCTGGGTATTTCTGTTGTTATTATAATCACTAAGAACTTAGAAAAATCAAGATTAATCTTCATTTTGTCATTAAAATGGGTATTTCTCAtgcttaaaatttatttctgtagatGTTCTTCATGTTTATATTCTGAAGTTCAGTCTCCATGGATTGTCAggaatttatattatttatttatttttgtatcatCTTCTATTCATGGTAACTTTACTCAGGActctcatttctgcttttttttttccggcTAGCAGCATCTTTTGatgttttatttgaataaagatATTCTCAACAAGTTTTTATTCTCATTCTATGCCTGGGGTTTTGTCAGAACTTACTTAATAGAGCTCAAACTAGTTCTCAGTAGTTTGTCAGTACCAGTGAAGGTAGAATTCTACTGTCTATATCAAGACTATTCAGAAGTTTAGACTGGGTCATTCTGAGAGGCAAGAGGACGATACGGCtttcaaaaattttttttgaTGTATTCTGAATTTCATATCTACATCTGAACTCCTTAGTCAGCCCTTTCTGGAGCAAgtgaaaaataacttcagtaCATGTTTCTTCTATGCAAGAATTTCAGAGATAATAATTCTGAATCTCCAGATATAGAAGTTTACAGGTAGCAGGATGtattaaaagaaagagaggagtGATTCACAGTGTTATGGTGCAGCTTTTGTTTGGCCAAACACATTGAAATAAGCATGTTTCCGAACAGTTTGTCTTCTCACTGCCAGTACCCCAAGTGGGAAGCATGGGGAGATCTACAGACATTCCATCCTTGTGTTTGTCATTCCTACCAGGACTGTGTTTTTGCAATAGTAATGATACTTACTAATCATATCAATTCATGGTGACCAGTAAGCACCCAAGTAGATATTTGGCATCAATCAGATAGTGATCTGTAGTAATTGATGATTTGGAAGGGAAACTTCTGTTTCCGATGCCTTGCTTTGTCTGTCTCTAAGCAACTTCTTTATTGCTTAGTCACAGTACTGCCATTACCTAGACACTTATGAATGTCCTTCTTCATGCTAATAGCTGCCTTTGTAGCTAGTAGAGATACTGCTGCCTTTGGCAGTGAGGTATTTGGAGCAGATAAACAGAATATTCATAAGTATTTCATTGCAAACTGGCTTGCTCATTTAAAACTGAGATTTAGAACGAAGTTTGTTAGTTAACAtgtgtacaattaatgaatatactgatgttatggtatagcagtgtacaattaacaaatatacagatgttaaagtataacagagagcttggctatgatattattacaccaaagcaggaaacagaaatgataggtacacCCACCTGTAACCTGGGCTCACAAGGGAAACTCCagtagagtggatctccagaagagatccttccccactggcagtcagctcttaaacgggtctaggagaggtggagccaggctccaccccttcctgcagcacaggtgaattgccttcacctgtgctcctgtggctgattCACTGttcgcctcaggtgatcaatcagaggttcaggctgtgattcagcagccccatacagcaTGCCTTACagcagtagaaaaataaatcactgcgGTAAAGTATATAAGCATTGCAATGTAATATATAGAacagcagatggaaaaaattGCTTGTATAGAGAAGTATTGTTTAATGTATTTTagattttgtctttgcttttgggGTCTTTTCCCATAAAGTATGTATCTTCTACAGATGACAGTAGGTTAGAGACTGATGATGCAGAGATGAAAAATTTAGGTTTTTAGCTGCACAAATACAATAAGGAATATTGCAGGGAACATTTTTTTTCGGCACACCTGACTTTCCAACCCATCTTGCACagatttttgtgctttttcttctttaagtaGATTTATACAATATATGTAATGACAAGCACTTCATACAACAGCTTAAACACTGTCAAGAGAAGAAAACTctatctgtaaaaaaaaaaaaagaaagttttgacATGATAGACACTTTGAAAATATGATAGGATagctgctttgcttcttcaCATTCATTCAGACCTCTCcacacttttttgtttgttcaacAGAATTACCCAACTTGACTGGAATAatctactgaaaatgaaagttgTCCTGCTAATTTATTTGGATAAATTTTTTGATTGTTGGCAGTTGTTGTGCCCCTCTCTTTGGGCAGTCACTGAGCCGTCTCACATGAGTCACTGCTAGCCTTTTTTGCTGGACAGCAAAAGCTTGGGCTAATTTCTAGTCCCAGAGGAATGCAGGTCACAGCTGAGCACCTGGGAACCAGTAGCAGCTCTTACTGAAACTGtctttggatttaaaaaaaaaacatttcaataaaAGCATGTGATCAAACTTCTTTTGTTAGATAGAGGTTGAGATTCCCAAGGATGCGGCAGTGGAAGTGCTTTCTTGTGGAGGCTTACctgctgtgtatttttaatttNNNNNNNNNNNNNNNNNNNNNNNNNNNNNNNNNNNNNNNNNNNNNNNNNNNNNNNNNNNNNNNNNNNNNNNNNNNNNNNNNNNNNNNNNNNNNNNNNNNNAGCTTATTCCCAATATTCAGGACAAGGGCTGGCATTAAGATGccttttttggttttgtcttcaaattttttattcatttattttcctttctaattagAAACCTTATAGCAAAGTTGGGTTCCTACTGTGATAAACTACTGTGATAAAGTATAAGATATAAACTATCACTAACTGTGATAACAGTATAGTTTTGCaatagaatagaaataaatttattttccccttctttaaCAATGTGCAGAATTTTTGGAATGGCTAAAGACTGTAACTTGAAGTCAAGGAGAGAAGATTAATTAGACTTTTCCTTTTTAGTGCTTTgtattcaatttctttctttacacAATGAGAAACATTAAAAGCAGACATTCACTGCTTCAGTCTAGTGCATGGTATGGTGAGAAAGGCAGATTTCTTTTGGAGAGGAATGAAGTTTCTGAGCAAGACGTAGGAGCAAAAGAGTGATTGTTTGTGATCAGATAGAAGCAGAATTGCTTATTAATTTCCTGCGTCACTACAGAACTTCTTGATTCTGGTCAATAGCTAACAATGTCAGATGGCAAGTACCAAAACTGAACATTCTCAGATCCACAGGATCTGATAACTTCCATTCTGGCATGTAAAATAGTTTTTTCCATCAGCTCTCTCATATCATATGTAATTATTATTAGCGTATCttgaaacaggaagaaaataaattgtctgAAATGGACTAATATTGTGTACAGCTTCTTAACATAGGGCAAGTGGGATAATTATGAAACAGCTTGACCTAAAACCCAAGCATGGTTATGGAAAAACATGTTGTACATGTTTTAGTACATGGGCTgatactttttgttttctggaaaaaGTAAGTTCTTTAAGAgcaaattttattctttgcttaTATTACAAGGAAGGATTTGGTAAGGAGAAATGTTTTGATATGACTTACAGGCTTTATGCCTGTTGCTGTTCTCTACATTGTATTCTAAAAGGAAGAACTCAGTGTACCAAGCAGATAAACGCAGCACTTTGGTTGTGATTTTAGTTTTATTAATTGCAAAGGCATTATTATTCTTGTAGCTGGAAGTGTTtccagtggggaaaaaaaaacaatctcagcccattgtttttaaacaaattggTCAAtgattatttgatttttttttttttgcttttccttttctttcagacagCAATGGACCAATTGCACATGCACTTCACTCAAGCTATTCACAACACTGTGTTTCAAGTAGTGCTTGGATATGTGGAGCTTTGTGCAGGAAACACAGACACCAAGTTTCAGAAGTTACAATACAAAGACCTCTGTACAGTATGTAATTCTTGCATAAATATGTACTTTTTAATCTAAAATTTTCCTCTGCTGTAAGTTTCCCATATCTAAGTGAGTACTCAGTTATAATAGCTGTGGGGttgttttaataatttctttataCGAATCGTAGCCTAACTGAGAGATTGTTTGTTTTGAACTTAATGTTGATTTTGATGGAATTGAATCTTAGTACTTTGGTATTAATGTACACATCACCtgaataaatgcaaaaaaagtaaacaacagGATACAAACAGGAGGCTAACACTTCAAAACTCCTATGTTTTCTTCACAGCAAGCAAGACGATTGTGATTTTTGCATTTCCCACTCAGATGAGCaattttactcttttctttACGTAGAGCCATTCTTAAATAAATTCCTTTACCTGAAAATCTGATCTTAGAAATTTCTGCTACATACTTAACGCTTTCACGGATTTGATGCTTTTCACCTAATGAATATCTTAAATCACAATTGGCTCTTTGGAGCAGAGTGGCTCAGTGATGTAGGTCAGCTGTCACCTGTGTTATCTGTTTTTACCTGCTTGAGTTATACAGTACTGGATCCAATGGACCATCAGCCAGAATGGCTACTGCGTAATGCTGAAGTCTGAATACATTGTTGAACTGAAGCAGTGCCCCTATATTGCAGGGATGGCTGCAGCTATTTTTCATAATGAGACATCCTCATCATTAGATTGTACATCTTCACTTCTGTATTTACTTTGCTGTTCTATGAATGTGAGAAGGATGATTATCTcagtcagttaaaaaaaaaaaaggcagtaagaAATAAACTTTGCACTTCTAGTCAATGTTTAATCCACTAACTAACGTCAGGCATTTGTCACTCTCCAATACTTTGATATACATCAAGGACTGTATCTGCTTGAATATGGAGGTGTCAGCATGGTTTATTTTGCCTCTGCAAATGATGAATGTGACTGGTAACAGTTtcacaatattattttttatagcaTATTACATCAGACAGCTACATTCCATGCCTTGCTGATCTCTGCAAAGCCCTTTGGGAAGTCATGCTCAGCTATTACCGAACAATGCAGTGGCATGAGAATCATGATCAAGATGAGGCAGCAACTGCATCTTCTGGTAAGAAATAATTCTGGAAACAACTTCTGATACTTGGAAATAACTTTTCTTGTGCTCAAGTAATTAATTGTTATTCAGGTACCTTTGTAACCTTGGCTTACTGTCCCTCAATGTTATAATTCATAGTGAGCAGAAAGGACTTAAATATTCACTGAATTTTTGTAGTCTTCAGCATAacctcttttaaaataaatatgtgtatGTTCCATTATGCAGTTATAACAGTTTTATTCTAAGTAGTATTTGTTGTTTGCTCAGAAATCAGCTATGGTAGATGAATATAAAATCTGAGcagtttttcctttaatatGAGATGGGCATgtaattttagatttttttttatcagtgttGAAATGTTCTCTGCATATTAAACTTAGTAGACTGGGATATTGCATTAAGTACTAGGAAAGGGGACTGAATGAATCTATTGAAAGCAGCCGTtgtaattttcaggaaaaataattttttaaatgttgcttgTCATCTCTATTATTGAAACTTATTATAAGGTATAGGCACAGCTGACACTCTTGATACCCTCACAGGAAAAGGCCATAATTTTATCATAcagtattattttgtttttgttttattgttgttccAGTTTGTGTTTTTAGGACAGAAACACAAAACCTTAATCTgtcttttcagtctttctgGGTACATTTTGCTGGacatatattaatataaaatatctAAGAACAgactttttctatttctctacTTGAGTTCAACACACTGCTTTTTTTTGGCAGTGTGACATTTACAGTATTGAGATTTATGCAAAACTGTTATTTATCTGAATGAGGTGGGATTAGTCTTGTCTTTCTGGTCTGCACATAGTAGAAAACACTTCTGTCAAAGGGCAAGGAGTGTAGATTGCTTCTGCAATTACTCTGCCTTGCCTGATTTACATAAAACTTGTATTGTTTACGTTGGActgagtgaaaagaaaaaaataaattagaactGGATGTGAAGAATAAGTGTTGGAAGACTGTGCTTCCTAGAGTACGTTTgtaattcagtatttctttcaaaaattggatttattacagattttaagccttaaaaagaatgaaatttaaCTAATATTGtcttcttattttaaatgtagaaaaaacATAATCTAAATATTTGTAATGTAAATTGCAAGGAGTGTGATATAATGTAAATACAAGACAGTATCGTTCTTGTATGGAATctgatgtgtatttttaaaaacttttttcaaatgaaacttttctatgtatttcagaattaaatttcagaattgaaatgtttcattttgagaTGCACCTTGTGAGGGAAGATTCTGAACTTTTGAATGCATTGCACCTTCTCAATAatctttactttaaaataagttttgaaaGACTCAtctccttttgttttgattttgtcaCCTTTGAAGTGCTAAATAAAGCAGATGTTATGAAGAGCTTATTACAAAGAAATGTTCTTGTAGTAGACTACTTTCTCAGCTCCATGtgtaactttaaaaatagtTCCTCTTAGTGTGTTTGCTTTTGGTactccaaaagaaagaaaattatttgtactacaaaatgttttgaaagcaCCGCTAAGCATAATGAAGTTCTGTATTCAATTAGGACTCATTCTAAAcacattgctttaaaaagacACTGTGGTGGATTCTGGTATGTTTACTACTAATTCACTAAATCTTCTGCCACTCAATTTTTGAGTTGCTGGAGACTCTGTGGCTTAGCTGTAACGTACTGTACAGGTGGAATATATTTGAACTACTGAATCACTTTTTCAAGAACCTCAGCAATGAGAAAGCATACAAAAGGAAATTTGATAAGTATCATTTAATTTGAGAGGGATTATAAATATCTACCAAATGTAtgcttcccccccccccaaagcTTTTGCTCATGGTGAAGTGattatttattgatttaatAACTGTAATATGTGCTCAAGCCAGAGAGTTAAATTTCTTTAGGATGTGATGATGTGTCAGAAGGAACCAAGGAGGCAGTTCACTAAAattttgctgaatatttttccTCAACTAAACCATATAGATTGGAACAGTAGAAGAAGCAGTCTAACTGATGCATATGTATTTggcattttatcatttttttaaatcaactttTAACTCAAAACTGTCCCAGTGTATTTCTTGTGTTGTGCTAATGTCAGCAGTCTTccataatattttaaatggatCAAGGTGCTGTTGATAGACTTGAGGCACAAACCGAGCTGTAGAACTTAGAAGCTGGACTTAAAGGTATTAATTTCAGAGGTCTTTCTACTTTAATCTTGGAGCTCACTCAAAAGAAGTCCCTCATGGATTAGGGAAATGAGGCTGCACTTCATATAGATAACATGTCACTTATTTGTGATAAGAAATGCCTATTATAGATGctaaaatgtgctttgttttcttaactTGTAAATGTTTGCCTTCCTGCGTTCCTGAGGAAAGAAGTGCATCTGCTTTGTATTAGTAAATGTTCTGCTTATTTCTGTTATGAAGACTGATGTGAGACTGAAGAGCAAAGTAGAATAGAAAATACTTTCACCATGtcttttttctatttgcttGTTTGGGGCACTTATAAAAGGTTCTTGGAAACTGAGGATTTTGGTTTTTATGGAGTcatatagaatggtttggattggaatggaccttaaagatcacctactTCAAATCCCCCTGATGTGGGCCGAATTGTCATCCACTAGATTCGTTGCATCTAGCCCCAtcccagcctggctttgaatgcttcctgGGATGGAGCACTCACAactctgggcaacatgttccagttcCTTACCACCCTTGTAGTAACAAGGTACTAGAGACCAGATCAGTTGAGCCAGAAACAAGGGAGTGAATAGTTTTCCCAGGTACTGAAAACTAGCTGGAGGTTGTAGGAGAGATGGAAAGACAGGTCTGATCTGCTTGACAATGCTGAAATATTGCAGGTAGTCttaattcttctgttttcaacCTCCTGAATGATGGAGAGGAAGGAACACTGTATGCTTAGTAATATTCCAGTGAAGTATTTTACATggattacattttatttttcacatcaaatCACTGAATGGTTTGCATCATTTTTCCACTTGTCGGGAACAGCACAtgaggttttctttgtttcttggtTCTATCATAGAAAAAAGTTGTGTAGTCTCACAAAGTATGAAACAGGCCGTGACACTGTACCATCACAGGCTGCAAGCATAACCACAACTGTATGAAGAAATTACAAttacttaaatttaaaaaaggaGAGGGTATAAATATATCTTTTCTATTGGAGCAAAGAGGATCACACAGGCAGTCTAGAACTATAGAAATGAACGTTTCAGAATTAAAtacaataattttaaagaatgaaagacATCTAATGAGATGtttatgaaattatttcatgcGTAAGCATGGATTAGCGtgaaagtggggaaaaaaaaagagcgtGCTATCTTGTTTACGTAGTTCATGGAAAAAGTTTCGGGATTTCCCCCAGAATTACAGCCAGAATTTACTGAGATAGAAACTTAGAGATCACGTTCATGATATGTTTAATTTTATGGTTCTCATCTGCAAGGCTAGAATAGCTTAGAGAATCTAGAGGATAAGCAGCTGTTAATTTGTCCACTTTGTATTTGAAAGATCAGTTACTctcttattttgattttattgaaTGGGTATCTTGCTTGCATGAAAGTAATCAGAAGCTCTTCTTGTCTGTATTAACATACAGTATTTTTATGTGctctatttcttttcagcagtggagcTCTTCTGGAGTTTGCATACTTGGGGTGATATAATAATGGCTAAGGCAGAAGTTTTGTTATGGCTGGGTACGTTTCAAGGCTTTTGAAAATGTCTTTAATACCTTCTATCTTCAGtttcagatggcagcagtgtggTTGGAACTGAGGAGAACAGTTTTGACCGCAGCtatgtaaaaaagaaattggaacATGGGCTTTCACGAATATGGCAGGTATGTTTTTAATTGTCTTAATGTTTATTGGCCCC encodes the following:
- the LOC104911414 gene encoding syndetin-like, whose protein sequence is MDQLHMHFTQAIHNTVFQVVLGYVELCAGNTDTKFQKLQYKDLCTHITSDSYIPCLADLCKALWEVMLSYYRTMQWHENHDQDEAATASSVSDGSSVVGTEENSFDRSYVKKKLEHGLSRIWQDVQLKVKTYLLGTDLSNFKYDDFIFVLDVISRLMQVGEEFCGSKSEVLQESIRKQSVNYFKTYHRTRLEELRMFLENETWELCPVKSNFSILQLHVRSLSNTYKSVDTAISKSELP